The nucleotide sequence tgtcaaactaataatgtgggcacatgtatgacatggggctggactgacccaacgtgagatgtcgttattatctctattcacatcatgtacgttatgtccttagacctgagattgttgtatgtattcaagatgtgaaacgacctactcaaGGACTATCAAATGCTACTCTGTAACAGgatagttataaaggtggtttttgggtttgtcgagaaacatgctatgagacatagacaatcaagatggaatttgcccctctctatatgagagagatatcactggatcactctaagattagatcaagaaatgcatggtcgtgcttgggttaagtgttaacctatgagttggaccaaatatatGATCTTTGTGtacacataggagttgacatgccttgctagaggccgctatcaactaatggccgagtaggagtactcgggccatgtctatgtgtgcgtgaacccatagggtcgcacgcttaaggggctggaagcctaattcggattggatctgagttagacaaggcttagggttactaatgagcctccaactcaggagctcattagggacgcctataaatatgtggggtgggcaaCAGGGCTAAGCGATCCATGCCTTTTGACAGCCACCGCCGCCCATCCTACGCTCGCACCTGCTGCTCCTTGTGGACCTAGCAGTCCAGAGGTGCAACGCTTCCTCcttgtacgtgtggatacctcggaggtgctgcatctggagcacaaggacgaaccgcacgAAGGGGATGGACAAACGGACGACCTcgcaactgcacggcactgctacgacgcgttcgactacatcgagtcgcttccgctgcacctgcgcgtctagtggtattcccatgatctataactagcaagagatcctggtttatgaggtcaaaatttttgttttccggctagtgtagcatcctcataacccttcaataaggcgggtagggaccccctcgtttttgcctcatctcataatacaatccaccaaagacacaggacgtagggtattacgtcaagctgacggcctgaacctgcctAAATTGTAGTCTCTgagttctgtgtcaccatctaatTCGTATCTCACGCACCTACACTGATTCATCTATTATCATggacatacccctcggtagactagaGACTAGATTTCGTCGACAACGGAATGGTTGTCTGTTGGGCCAGTACGCTGCACATGCCTAGGAAGATAGCGCCCGACCTACGGACGCCGTGTAGGAAGCATTTCTGTAAACCATAATATTGGATAATATACTCTCTTAACTTATAAAATCAGACATTATGATCTCTCAACCATTTTAGGTCATGTTTGGATCACAGGATAGAAAACATATAGGGATAGGAAAAACATCAAAATTGATGTGCTATGTTTCTCCAATCCTATATGGTTAAAATACACGGAAAAGTAAATCAGCATCCATTTGGCAGAACCACAGGAAAACATAGGATTTATGTACACGTATGAGAAGATCTTTGCTAGCTGTTGCATTCAAATTAGACAACTAGCCCTTACATGGAGTTAAAATACATGTAGCAGCATACAAATGCAGCCTTCTCATTTGCATCCTAAAGAGACCAAGTAGCTCATGTCCACATTTGCCCAGTCACAAAACACCACATGAAAGcggagaatttttattttttaatccttttttattcaatatttcAATAATAAACGCTACTAAAAAAATTGTGCATCTAACCCTTTTGTCCACGCCAGTGCTGCTGGCACGACCAAATAACATTGTCGCGCTACATGCATTGGTGCGGCAACATCTGCCACATTAGACGACGTTTTTGACAtcgaaaaactcaaaactataaagttgttgaTCTCATTGACAACTCCAACTTTAGtgtaaaaagtattttcattcAACATCATAAAGAAAAGATATTATTTGTCTAATGCGACAAGCACTAGTACATGATTATTATGCtcttgaaattttatattattgttTTAAGCACCTTAATgttctcagatgaaaaaactcaaaactagaaagttgtagatctcatcgagagctataattttcatataaattccaTCTTCATGCGATGTTGTatcaaagagttatgatttttcaaagtttcagTCTTGTCACGTCATCCCTGGTGGCGCAACAGAATAATACTATCACGCCAGCGGGAGTGGTGTGACAGCATTTTCCACATCAGAAACGCCGTATAATGTGGTAGATGTTGCCACGCCAATGCATGTGGCACGACAACATTATTTGGTCGTGTCAACGACACTGGCACGACCAAAAGGGTCAGATGTGCAAAAATATTTTAGCAGCGTTTATTATTGAAATATTGAAcaaaaaaggattaaaaataaaaaaaatcccacCCTTCACATGCTAGGCTCCTCTCCAAATCTGATAGGTCACAAAGCATGGCATCAGATTTGACTGTCACAGACACTTCATTTGGTAAGTCACAAGTCTCGTAACTGAACTTCAATTTCTGTAAATATATAGGAAAGTACCTGGACGACAGAGGAACACATGGATGCATGGATCGTACGGCATTATGGCTGGTGTTGTGGGGTAGAAACCGTGGAAAGTATCATTTTTCATCTGGTGTCACTGAGTGTGGGTCTACGGTAGTTCGGGTGGACTTAAGAATACAAGACGAGACACAGCGATGTATCCTGGTTTGGACTATCAGGGGCCCTACATCAAGTGGTGGTGGTTCTTTGTATTCGAGAGCACCCAAATCGGGGGTTACAACGAGAGTGTAAGAGATTTGAAAAGGATCGCTCGGTGTGATCCTATGGCTTGTCAGTGGTGAGGTTGCTTCCTCGGCGATGGAGAAGACAGACGAGGGGGAGAAGCGCTCGGTCGCTCCTCTCTAGGTTGCTCTGCTTTCGATGCTGAGCTCGGTGAAGTTTGGCGAGTTCTATTCTGTTTGGTTTCGACCTCCACCCTCTGTAGTATCtgacctccccttataaatcGAGGTAGGTCAGGTATAAGGTGGTTCGAGGGTTGAATCTATGGTCTACTgcgccggagtccaggagggTGCTGCTACGGCATAGATGGACCTCAGCGTTGTCGTAGAGTTAGAGGAGCCTTGGGCGCCATTCGGCTATGCTATCCTGACACTCTGATTGTCAAGGGTTGTCGGTTTGGACCGACCTCCAATGGGTGAGCCGTTACAACTCCACTGCACAGAATTCAGCACCACCCCACTGCATAGAATTCAGCACCACCGGATGTTCCATTGACCGTTTGAACTGAGCACCGGACTAATCCGTGCGTGTCCAACGACTAGTATCTAACTATTCGTTGCTATGTACGGTGAAGTGACCTAAGTAACGCATAGTCCGGCGCGAATAATCCAGTGGCCAATATTCCTCTCTGCTAGCTCTCTAGATAACACCGGGTGATCCGTTGCCTAAGCACCGAATCGATCAATCCGGTGTTCACTGCTTCTCTTTGTACAACAAACTTTAGCATGGTGCTGTAGCGCATAATTCAATGCTCTCAAGGCCATAGCACTAGATTAATCCAGTGGTATAAAAACACCTCCATTCACTTCCGATTCAAACACCTATATAAATGACTTGCTTCCAATTGTTTCTTGGACTTtctctgagctacctagtgctaagtttcaCAAGCGTGCATCAAACTAACTCACTAGATTTACCTagatcaagctactagttcataccccctttatagtatggcattgaaaaaacaaagttctaaactactctaagtgtcttccaATTCCacatgacacttagaactagtccgtcttTAACCTTGACGTATATTTTTTAAAACCGAAACGAATTCCATCAATAGAGGCATGAAAAAACATCGATTGCACAATCATCAACCATCATTTTTTTAGATTATCATCCACCATCGTTGTGACTAgcttaaattgcctctgcaaaatataCGTTAGGCACAATGAGGTTTGGTAGAAAAAATGAATTGAAGACCAAGCTACTCTAGGAGGTCTAAGTCTTTATAAACCGAGTACTCTGGATTAATGTTAGATGCCCAATCCTTGAGTGGAATTGAACTTAATGAGATGGAGAAATGATTTGAAGAATAGACTTCATGATTATTTCTCCACTCTAAAGCTCATCAAATGTACATGGATTCATCCCATTGATCATCCAAGATCATGTCAACAAAGAATGGTACCTCCTAGTTTGTAATTCAAAAATTTTATGAATTTTACCTTTGGGTCTCTTTGTAAAGAAATGACTAGGGGCATGATATAGATCTTGGATGAGCACAAGAGTTCTAATTCACCATATTTCATTAAGTAAGAACTATAGCCATTCAAATCAATAAAGTTTCACTTGTGATTGTTTAAGTCAGTGGaaatttgtgtggtgatatatctCCGTATGTATTCTTTGGCATAATTTCAATTGTAAATTTATTatgccttgaccaagatataTGATGAACTCCTCTAGACTCTTAATTGGATCAAGTGTATTTCACAAGTAATTCGAGTACTTGATGAACATATTGACAGGgagtgtgggggatatacctctgggtaccacaagatggtacatgggccgcaccatccgaggtggcccggcccgtaagatcaaggcgtgcacatcaagattacaagttgtactagatattgtaatagtaccaaattggatactttacttgtaaccttgtctctttggagtatataaggagagacaagggtcccctagaggacaggttaatctatatacatctcaatacaatacaccaaagacacaggacgtagggtattacgtcgatcagacgacccgaacctgtctaaatcgctgtctctgcgccttgtgtcaccatctggttcctgattacacgcaccgtctaccgataatctaccaccatgggcacccccctcggtggactgctgaccatattttatcgacagtggcgcgccaggtaggggccccttttaggggttgtgcgtgccgATCTTCCGGTGAATCAGATGGTGATTTTCTTCATCAACGTCATCCGTGGCGACTCAGCTGATTGCGGCGACTCGTCGTCTGAGCAACGTGGTCGGGCGTGGCGGCGTGCACCAGGCGCGCCACCCTGCTCCTCATCATTGATCTACACCTAGGCCACGAACCGATCTACTACTGCAAGTATTCTTCACCCGCGTGAAGACCAGTACAGCCCACAAGCAGTATGGCGACGGTTGTCGCTCATCAACAGATCCAATTGGCTAGGAGTCTTACTGCATGGTTGCATGCACGATGCCTTGGCCTCCGTAGCCTCCGAACTTGCATGTGCTTACATATACACACATCTACACGGAAGGAAGCCAACAACTCCGTCCGTTATGGAGTCGACTAAAACTCCAGATAGCAAGCTAGCCAAGAGTCATGCATATACGCGTATATGTCTACACAAAAGCATACATGCAAGCCATCTGATCGGGCAGAAGAGATCAAGACGACTTGTATATTTGCCGAAAAAGCTAATCAAGGATGCATGCACATATgggagctccgaccaccagaccacgacaaccatgtcccgagcggctccgccgagctccgaccacgtcgaccacgttccaagcagctccgccgagctccgaccacgtcaaccaaagaccacgccaaccacgtcccgagcggctccaccgagctccgaccacgtcgaccacgtcccgagcagctccgccgagctccgaccacgccaaccaaagaccacgccaaccacgtcccgagcggctccaccgagcttcGACCACATCaatcaccagaccacgtcgcaatgatgatcgctgcgaagaacggcgctacgacaaccgcgaccaccgtcatgacgacaggttggaaagctcgaggaccggacgacttcatcgccatcgaccagatttctatccaaagataagtacacttctaatatttatatttaacacaattttcattacgacgtttctccacaacgtcctcgtcatgattattcttcaaataacgtttgtccatgtatacaatcttaaatataacatacagctatacttaatgcaaatcctcgaccagtcatgttgacgctcgatgcctccagagacggccctgtctccggctcctccctacacgtgcacgagcgtccgccctctgcgttatgggtggtcggcagcggctctttagcgacgctttgttcttcctacacgtgcacgggctccgcgccccgcgttatggtttacaggctagctagggctagagactcagctacatgcTAACTggtcgggtggtttatattaagtataaacacaaacttcatattaacactgatgtttacaaagcaccaactgctttatcacatcatgctcatttgtaaatgactgctgagcgtcatacgctatttcttcaccgctgatttttcgccataaattattattttgtacatcatgtactaccattctatatatttatattgcagtaatTTCGAGCTATGTTTGggaacttcgtcgctcgcttcttgacctacgctcggggactgcctcgatcactctccgaccacggctcggggacttcgtcgctcgctcctcgacctgtgctcggggactgcctcgaccactcttcgaccacggctcggggactttgctctcgactacatgtgactgacaactcgcatacagttggaatatttttttctcacttagaccttgctacaaggctcatacctcgccttccagcaagctcggggactacatcggtacgatgcacctgtcggtgcatcctcgtatcgcctgtacgacgattgagttctcaacttaactgggaattctttttagaccctggcaccacgtgcctacgtcacctactaccaggctcggggactaagtgggcacacttcaccttgcggtgaatgtgtttgtttttcgacccctgcgcttctgatgatcaagaacgctacgcttcaagacgcacttacattttttttagaaatacaagtgggcacacttctcaggacggaaatatttttcttttttcttaagagcaccatacattcttcggataacctacttctccggcgacaacggtagtcggagatgtcaagaactcaagcctcactgttcggagaaggttaaaatggcgtgtcgcatcagaatacatggtgctcggggactagctgtaggGGATATACctccgggtaccacaagatggtacatcggccgcaccatccgaggtggcccggcctgtaagatcaaggcgtgcacatcaagattataagttgtattagatattgtaatagtaccaaattggatactttacttgtaaccttgtctcttcggagtatataaggagagacaagggtcccctagaggacaggttaatctatatacatcttaatacaatacaccaaagacacaggacgtagggtattacgtcgacctaacgacccgaacctgtctaaatcgctgtctctgcgccttgtgtcaccatctggttcctaattacacgcaccgtctaccgataatctaccaccacgggcaccccctcgatggactaccgaccatatttcgtcgacagggaGCCTATCCTATATCTTGTGTCTCTTGAGACTTCGTATGAATTGTGTAACCTCTTGACTCTTAATAGTGTATATTTTTTGTTTGGTAGAAAAATTAGATGGCCGGAGCAGTTACCTCTGACATGATCGATCACTTGAGAGAGGAAAGTCTCATCGCGTCGGGACCCCGGTGGCTGCTTGGATCAAATCCGATCTCGTGGCCACGGCCAGCACACACCTCCTGACGACTGACGTCCACCTCTTCCTCCCCTTAGCCGCTTCTCACAGAATGCCCAGTGCCACCGCCTGAACCCACCCCCAAGGCCCCAAGCCTCCGCCGTCGACCCGTCCTcccccatggccgccgccgcctccatctcTCTATCCCTCCACCTTCGTTTCCGCCCGCCCCTCCCTCCTCCACGCAACCCCCCGCGCCACGCCCCCTTCTCCttgctctccccttcccttccTGCCCCCTGCCGCCTCCGCGTCGCTCCCGGCCGCCCCTCACCGTCCCCGTGGCGCCCCGACGTGCGGGCGCGCTCTGGAGGCACCATCGGGGCACCGCCTGCATTTGCGCGCCCGGGCGGCGCCGTGGAGACGGACCGCCTCCCCTCCGACGTGCGGGACCGCGCCATGGAGGCGGTGGACCACTTCGGCGGTCGCGTCACCATAGGCGACGTCGCCTCTCGCGCTGGGCTGCAGCTCGCGCAGGCAGAGCGCGCGCTCCAAGCACTCGCCGCCGACACTGAAGGCTTCCTGGAGGTGCGCCGCTGTATCTGCCAGTTACTCCATCCTTTCCTCCTCCGCTGGTAACCTTCCGGCCTTCTCTGATAATCATCGCTGATTGGGTAGGTATCGGAGGACGGGGAGGTGCTATACGTCTTCCCAAAGGACTACAGGGCAAAGCTGGCTGGCAAATCGTTTAGGATGCGTGTCGAGCCTCTTGTTGACAAAGCCAAGGTATTTCCAGCAAGGAAGGTGTAATAATGCACTAGGTTACTATGAGCTCTTCTGGTATTGATTTGTGCTGCTGCTCTTTTGTAGCAAGTGGGTGCTTATCTGGTACGTGTTTCATTTGGCACTGCGCTCATTGCCTCAATTGTGCTGGTGTACACTACAATCATTGCCATTCTCTCAAGCTCAAGGTATGTTTTAGTATAGCAGGAAAGAGTTTGTGTGCTAATTATTGTATGTTCACTGCCTCAAGGGCTGTTCTGGAACAATATCTTCATCTTTGTCATATGTTTCAGTTCCCTGAAACGGGCATTCTGTGAATTTTATCTTAGAGGTGCTCTCTCTGTAATTTGATTCGTGAAGTGTTATAAAAATGAAGCACACTTAGATTTCATGAGTTGCTTTTTTGGAACTTCAGTTGTAGTTTTTGTCATTTAACTCAACACCCCTTTGATTGGTAGCACTTCCTCTTCTACTAGCAGTGATGAAGATAGTCGTGGTAGGCGGCGGAGATCTTATGGTTCTACTGTCATCATTCCGACAGATATGTTTTGGTAAGTTTCATATACATTTTGTGAGGTGTTCTGAAAGTGCTGGATCACGCTATTATGTTATTTGACTTAAAAGAACAAAAAGGCAGTTCCCCTTGCTCTTGGACTCGTAGACCTACTCAATCTGTCAACCACATGTCCACATCATTTATTACTGTACATTCAAGTTGGATGTTGCCTGTACTTTGCATGCTTAGTGTTTTGGAATTTCGTGTTCAAATAAACCATCCTAGGGGAAAAGGGAAAAGAACCCAAAACAAAGTTCAATTCGAAATGTTGCTTGTTGGCAAACCAATAGAAGAAGGTACATGGGTTGAAGGTATATACGTTTTTTCCAGGAATGCATCCGTTATGCCTGTCATGCAAATCATCTAATGATTTGGGCATGATAATGTTCCTGATGAGAGGTTCATGAAACTATTCAATTGTGAAAAGATTCTGTATTGTGTTGCTAGAAAGTTCCAGCTATATTGTTCTCACCACTTCATGTTAAGATGACTATAATGAAATGGGACATACACATATCATTTTGAAATTGCAACGTTGTATCCAAAGTTTTGAACAGAAAGTATCATGTGCGTTCTTATTATTCACACTGTTCATGTGCCTTCAGGTACTTGGATGCAGATTATTACAGAAGGCGTCGAATAGAAAATGAAAATGGGATGAACTTTATTGAATCTGTAATCTAAAAGGGTTTGACTTGATTGTTCATTCTCACTATGTTTTGATGGAATGTGTAGGTAGTTTGAAACTGTGTGTAATGTTTATTAAATAAATGCCATAGGTATTTTCGTTTGTGTTTGGGGATGGTGACCCAAACGAtggacttgaagagaagcggtgGAAGAtggtattttctttttcttttgaaaaCATTTAGCTTCATGATCATTTATTATATATTCATTTTTGCTATTACAGATTTCTAATTCCTATTTGAATTCACAGATTGGGCAGTACATTTCATCAAATGGTGGAGTTGTTACAGCTGAAGAACTGGCACCGTTTCTTGATGTGCCACCTCCATCAGAAGAGTCCAAGGCATGGGAACTCTTTCCCTAAGTATTGCTTGTTTTGTTAAGAGATTAAGTTCTCTACTCCCTGCACCTGGGAAAGCAATTTACTCTTCCTTTGAATAATAAACTGAGGGGAGGCTTATCGTATTCATATTTTCATATCATTTCTTGAACTGCAGGACGATGAATCATTTGTTCTTCCAGTTCTTTTACGATTCCAGGGACATCCAGAAATTGATGATCAGGTCCAACCTTCTTCTCTTCTAGCAGTTCAGACCTGTACCTGAGGACTACCATTGTCAAATATGGCCTATACTTTGAACCCACCAGCTAACGCTGGCCAagggccgggggggggggggggggggggggttactgtttttttttctctattaGGTACCATCAAAAAA is from Miscanthus floridulus cultivar M001 chromosome 7, ASM1932011v1, whole genome shotgun sequence and encodes:
- the LOC136467088 gene encoding uncharacterized protein At5g03900, chloroplastic-like, which encodes MAAAASISLSLHLRFRPPLPPPRNPPRHAPFSLLSPSLPAPCRLRVAPGRPSPSPWRPDVRARSGGTIGAPPAFARPGGAVETDRLPSDVRDRAMEAVDHFGGRVTIGDVASRAGLQLAQAERALQALAADTEGFLEVSEDGEVLYVFPKDYRAKLAGKSFRMRVEPLVDKAKQVGAYLVRVSFGTALIASIVLVYTTIIAILSSSSDEDSRGRRRRSYGSTVIIPTDMFWYLDADYYRRRRIENENGMNFIESVFSFVFGDGDPNDGLEEKRWKMIGQYISSNGGVVTAEELAPFLDVPPPSEESKDDESFVLPVLLRFQGHPEIDDQGNILYRFPSLQRTASSKSGRSREYVGTKWSAMFSGIEKYLEEKPWKFSKANASEKAMVAGLGGLNLFGVIILGNLLKQMTVTPSGLISFAAQLYPLLQIYAGSFFTIPLFRWFLLRKTNNDIRKRNKAREQRAEELVSPDSSLRRKLLSARDMAERKVITPEEIVYTTEKDLLEQDYEVKEWERRFKELESE